GCGCCAGCACGCCTTGAGCGACCATGCGCTCGAAGGCTTCGATCACATTGGACTGGCTGAGCAGGTTATCCAGGGCCAACTGCCGAACGGACGGCAAGCGTGTCCCGGGGCTGACCTGGTTGTTACGAATCCATTGAGCCACGGCCGTGACGATTTGCTGCACCACCGGTACAAGGGCTTGTCGATCGATCCCTAAATCCATGAGCCACTCACTTCAACTGTTTGTTTTCAACTCAACGAGTTAAGCACAGAAGCAGGTGATGGCCGGCCGCTAAGATTTATTAAAGTATTGATTTTATTGGATAATTTACCTTGTGATACACATTCGCACACGGCGTTGTGCCAGCTCTGGAAAAGCCCCACAGCGCCCCAGACGTTTTCGAACCGTGCGCGGCATGCGGTCTTAGATGGCGGTCGCGCCTCCGTCCACCGCCAATGCTTGGCCGGTGGTGAATGCCGCCCCATCGCTGCACAAGTAGAGCACCGCGCTGGCGATTTCCTCGACCTTGCCGATACGCCCCACCGGGTGCATTGCTGCAGCATAATCGGCCTTGCGCGGGTCGGCCTCATAGGCGCGTCGGAACATATCGGTATCGATCACCGCCGGGCAAACGGCATTCACGCGGATTTTCTTCTTCGCGTACTCGATGGCAGCCGACTTGGTCAGGCCGATCACCGCATGTTTAGACGCGGCATAAATGCTCATCTTCGGCGCCGCCCCCAAGCCCGCCACCGACGCGGTGTTGACGATGGCACCGCCACCCTGGGCCAGCAGCAGCGGCAACTGGTGCTTCATGCACAGCCATACGCCTTTGACGTTAACGCCCATGATGGCGTCGAACTCCTCCAGGCTGCCGTCGGCGAGCTTGCCCTTTTCGATTTCGATACCGGCGTTATTGAACGCGTAGTCCAGACGCCCATAGGCCGCCAGCGTCTGCGCCATCAACTGCTGCACCTCGGCTTCCACGGTCACGTTGCAGCGCACGAACAATGCTTCGCCACCGGCCTGGCGGATCAGCGAGACGGTCTCCTCGCCGCCCACCACGTCCAGGTCGGCCACCACGACTTTCAAACCTTCGGCGGCGAACGCCAGGGCGGTGGCGCGGCCGATACCCGCGGCGGCGCCGGTGACCAAGGCGACCTGGCCGGAAAACGTCATGCTCATGCAGGGGTGTCCTTCTGGAGGATTTAAGCGTGGCTCGAGTCTAGCCAAGGTTGCGCAGCCTGCGTCAGCACTATCAAAAGGCCGGTTGGCGCTGTATGAACCGCAGTGATAAAGCCTGGGTATCCACCATCAATACAGCCTATCGAGGAGCATTCGCACACTTCGCTGCGCTTGCCCACCGGCCATTCAAGGTCTATCACTGAGGCTTCCTTTCCAAAGAGTCCCAGCCATGACCGCCCAGACCAACCGCCAATTCCTGCTTGCCAAACGCCCGGTCGGCGCCGCCACGCGGGATACCTTCACTTATCAGGAAGTCCCGGTGGGCACGCCCCAGGACGGCCAGGTGCTGGTGCATAACGAATACCTGTCCCTCGACCCGGCCATGCGCGGCTGGATGAATGAAGGCAAGTCCTACATCCCCCCGGTCGGCATCGGCGAAGTGATGCGCGCACTGGGCGTAGGCAAAGTGATTGCGTCGAACCATCCGAAATTTGCCGTCGGCGATTACGTAAACGGTGCCCTGGGTGTGCAGGATTACTTCCTCGGCGAGCCGCGTGGTTTTTATAAGGTCGACCCGACAGTGGCGCCGTTGCCGCGCTACCTGTCCGCCCTGGGCATGACCGGCATGACCGCCTACTTCGCCCTGCTGGAGACCGGCGCGCCAAAGGCCGGCGAGACCGTGGTGATCTCCGGGGCCGCCGGTGCCGTGGGCAGCATCGCCGGCCAGATCGCCAAGCTCAAAGGCTGCCGGGTGGTGGGCATCGCCGGTGGCGCCGACAAGTGCGCTTTCCTGGTGAATGAGCTGGGTTTCGATGCGGCCATCGACTACAAACACGAAGACGTACCCGCCGCCCTCAAGCGCGAGTGCCCCAAGGGCGTGGATGTGTATTTCGATAACGTCGGCGGCGACATTCTCGACGCGGTGCTCAGCCGCCTGGCGTTGAAGGCTCGCGTGGTGATCTGCGGCGCAATCAGCCAGTACAACAACAAGGAAGCGGTCAAAGGCCCGGCCAACTACTTGTCACTGTTGGTCAATCGCGCGCGAATGGAAGGCTTTGTGGTGATGGATCACGCCGCGCACTTCGCCGCCGCCGGGCAGGAAATGGCCGCCTGGATGGCGCAGGGCAAGCTCAAGAGCAAGGAAGATATCGTCGAGGGGCTGGAGACGTTCCCGGAAACACTGATGAAGCTGTTCAACGGTGAGAACTTCGGCAAGTTGGTGCTGAAGGTCTAAGCGCACTGGCCAAAAAAAACGCCTGCATCCCGTTGGTTCAGGATGCAGGCGTTCTCGTCAGTGACTCGCGCTCGGCGTGATCAGGCGATCTCGGCAACCACTGCCGCCAGCGCCTTGGCCGGATCCGCCGCCTGGCTGATCGGACGGCCGATCACCAGGTAGTCGGAACCGGCGTCCAGTGCCTGACGCGGGGTCAGGATGCGGCGCTGGTCGTCCTGGGCACTGCCCGCCGGGCGGATGCCGGGTGTAACCAGTTGCAGGGACGGGTGCGCGGCCTTCAACGCCTGGGCCTCCAGCGCCGAGCACACCAGGCCGTCGAGGCCGGCCTTCTGCGCCAGGGCCGCCAGGCGCAACACCTGCTCCTGAGGCTCGATGTCCAGGCCGATCGCGGCCAGGTCCTCGCGCTCCATGCTGGTCAGCACGGTCACACCGATCAGCAGCGGTTTGGGGCCGCTGCGCTGTTCCAGCACTTCACGGCACGCGCTCATCATGCGCAGGCCGCCGGAGCAATGCACGTTGACCATCCACACGCCCATTTCAGCCGCAGCCTTGACCGCCATGGCGGTAGTGTTGGGGATATCGTGGAATTTCAGGTCCAGGAACACCTCGAAGCCTTTGTCACGCAGGGTGCCGACGATTTCCGCAGCGCAACTGGTGAACAATTCCTTGCCGACCTTGACCCGGCAAAGCTTTGGGTCCAACTGGTCAGCCAGCTTCAGTGCGGCGTCACGGGTGGGGTAATCCAGGGCGACGATGATAGGAGTCTGGCAGGCGGACATTGGAATAGGCTCTCAGGCAAGTCGAAATCGGCGCGGATTGTAGCGCAAGCGACGCCATTGCGGGATCCGATGATCGGTAAATACTGACCAAGCGTGCTCTGACGGGCATTCGGGGCATATATTTCAAAGTCGATACATTCAAGACACGCCCCCAACACGCCCCGCCGCTAGCCTCGCTCGCACGACCCTGCGACCTGCACTACCAGCCATGGGGCTGGGCGCCTATGCTGACCGCAACCACCTGGCAGATGACCGCATTATGCAAACCCCTTGCGCCCCTGTGAACGACGAGCAAAAAGGTCCGGCGAACGCCGATGACAAGCGCTGGACCACCCGCGCGCTGGTGGTCGACGACGATGTGCCGATTCGTGAACTGCTGATCGATTACCTGGCGCGCTTCAGTATTCTGGCCACCGGCGTCAACGACGGTGCCGAGATGCGCCAGGCCATGCACGCCGAAACCTTTGACGTGGTGGTGCTCGATCTGATGCTGCCGGGCGAGGATGGCCTGTCGCTGTGCCGCTGGCTGCGGGCAGAGTCGGATATTCCGATTCTGATGCTGACCGCGCGCTGCGAACCCACGGACCGCATCATCGGGCTGGAATTGGGAGCCGACGACTACATGTCCAAGCCCTTCGAGCCGCGCGAGCTGGTGGCGCGCATCCAGACCATTCTGCGCCGCGTGCGCGACGACCGCAGTGAGCAGCGTGCCAATATTCGCTTTGACACCTGGCGCCTGAACAGCGTGCTGCGCCAGCTGGTGGCCGACGACGGGTTGGTGGTGCCGCTGTCCAACGCCGAATTCCGCCTGCTTTGGGTATTCATCGAGCGTCCGCGCCGGGTACTGAGCCGTGAACAATTGCTGGATGCCGCGCGCGGGCGGTCCATAGAGGCATTCGATCGCAGCATCGACCTGCTGGTCTCGCGCCTGCGGCAGAAACTCGGGGATGACCCCAAGGCGCCGCAGTTGATCAAGACCGTGCGGGGCGAAGGCTACCTGTTCGACGCGCGGGACATCGGCTGATGCGCGGCCCCTTCAATACGCTGTTTGGTCGGCTGTTCGGCGTGTTGCTGGTAGCCATTGTGCTGGCCCACGTGCTGGGGTTCTTTTGGTTCCACCACTATGGCCCGCCCCCGCCGCCGCCCGAAGAGACTTTTGTAGAGCAGCCGGACGGCACGATGAAACCGCTGCCCAGGCATAAACGCTCCTGGTTCGGCGGCCCGGTGGTGCCGCTGACGTTTCAATTCATCTCGCTGATCGTCGCCGCCTGGTACGGCGCCAAGCTGCTCAGTCGGCCGATCCAGCGCTTGAGTGAAGCCGCCGAACGCTTGAGCCTGGACCTCGACAGCCCGCCGCTCGACGAATCCGGCCCGCTGGAAGCGCAACAAGCCGCGTCGACCTTCAACCTGATGCAGCGGCGTATCCGCGAGCAGGTCAGCCAACGCGCGCGCATGCTCGGGGCCGTTTCCCATGACCTGCGCACGCCGTTGTCTCGCCTCAAGCTGCGCCTGGAGCAGATTGAAGACACCCGGCTCCAGGGCCAGATGCGCCAGGACCTGGACGACATGATCGGTATGCTTGATGCGACCTTGAGTTATCTGCACGAACAACGCACCAGCGAAACCCGGCACTGGCTGGACGTGCAGGCGCTGGTGGAATCGATCAGCGAAAACGCCCAGGACCAGGGCTGCGACGTGCAATTTGCCGGCACCTGCGCGCCGCTTCAAGTGCAACCGATGGCCTTGCGCTCCTGCCTTAACAACTTGATCGATAACGCCCTGCGCTACGCAGGAACGGCGCTTGTGGACCTGCAGGACAGCCGTGAAGCGCTGGTCATCCGCGTCATCGACCACGGCCCCGGAATCGCCACGGACAAACGCGAAGCGGTGTTCGAGCCGTTCTTTCGCCTGGAAGGCTCACGCAACCGCAACTCCGGCGGCGTCGGCCTGGGCATGACGATTGCCAAGCAGGCCGTGGAACGCCTGGGCGGCCGCTTGAGCCTGGAGGAAACACCCGGCGGCGGCTTGACCGCAGTGATGCGGTTGCCCAGGGCTTAAAGCGCCTTGTCGTCCCGACGACCCTGTGCCTGGGTCGCGCTCCAGTCCATCAACAGGCTGTAGGCCACGGCGAGCAGGGTCGGGCCGATGAACAGGCCGATAAAACCAAAGGCGATCAAGCCGCCGAACACGCCCAGCAGCACGATCACCAACGGCAGGTTTCCACCACGGCTGATCAGGTAAGGCTTGAGCACGTTGTCCACGCCGCTGATGACGAACGTGCCCCACACGCCGAGGAATACCGCGTAGGTGTAATCGCCCTTCCACGCCAGCCAGGCCGTGGCCGGAATCCATACCAACGGCGGGCCCATGGGAATCAGGCTGAGCAGGAAGGTCACGATGCCCAGCACCAGCGCGCCCGGCACGCCCGCGATCAGGAAGCCGATAAGCGCGAGCACCGCCTGGGCGGCAGCGGTGCCGATCACACCATTGACCACACGCTGCACCGTGCCGGCCACCAATTCGATGTAGTAGCCGGCGCGATCACCGATCAGGCGCTCCAGCAAACGGTGGACGAACATCGCCAGGCGCGGCCCGTCGCGGTAGAAAAAGAACACGAAGACCAGGCTCAAGGTCAGCTCCAGAATCCCGCCGCCGATCTGCGCACTGCGTGCCAGCAGCCAGTTGCCGACCTGTCCCAGGTACGGCTTGAGGCTGACCATCAGCGCCGCGCCCTGCTGGTCGATGCTGTCCCACATCGCCACCAGCCGCTCACCCACCAAAGGGATCGAACCCAGCCATGTCGGCGCCTCGGGCAAGCCATCGACCTGGATATCCTTGATCAACGCCACGGCATCGCGCACATGGTCCGCCAGATTGAACCCCAGCCACACCAGCGGCACTGCCACCAGCAGCATCCAACCCAAGGTCAGAATGGCGGCGGCCAGCGACTCACGACCGCCCAGCCAGCGCGTCAACAACACCATCAAAGGCCAACTGGCGAACGCCAGCACCGCGCCCCAGAACAGCGCCGACCAGAACGGCGCCATCACCCAGAAGCTGGCACCAAACAGCACCAGCAGCAGGATTTGCACCAGCAGGCGATCGTTATTGAGCATGGGGTATCTCTGAAAAAAGGAGGCTGTAGGAAGAAAGCTTAGGCGAACGGCGCGGGTCCGTTCGCCCGGTACCGGTCAGCGTATCAGATGCACATGCAGACCTTTGGTTTCACTGCTGCCGCTCTCCATGCGCGCAGCGCGCACGCCCTTGTCGACCAGCGCCTGGCGCCAGGCTTCGGCGTTCGGTCCGCTCAGGCTCACGCGTAGGGTGGTGTCGAGGTTCAAGCCACGGGAAATAAGGGTCAGCCAGGTATCGTCCGGCTCATCGCTCAATGCGGGGAAGTCCAGCTCGCCGGTGCTTTTCAGCTCGCGCAGCAGGGTGGCCGACGTGGGCAGCAGGTTGCCCAACGGGTTGCCGGCGTCCAGTTGCTCCACATGCAGGTACGCGCGGCGATTACCACGGGTGATGCCGTACAGGGCCACCAGTGAATTGGCCTGTGGCTCGGCCAGGCGCAGCAGCAGGTACTCCTGCTGGCTGTCAGCCCCCACCAGCTTGGCGTTGCCGAAGATCTCATTGGCCCATAGGCTGCTTTCACCGCAGTCACGGGCCTGGCACCAGAACAGCAACTGCGCGCCCTGGGCCTGCAACGCCTCGCGCGTGGCGGTGAAGGCCGCACTGGAGGAGTGTTCGGGAGGCAATTCATAGGTAATGGCAGTGGCCCGGCCCCGCGCGATGGCCTGGCCTTCGTAACGCAGCTGGCCGCTGATCTTGCGGATGGCGCCCAGGGGGTAGATGCGTTCCTTTTCTTCAGCGGGGCGATAATCGACGATCTGCGCGTCGACCTGGCGGGCCACGGCGGGCAAGTCCTGGCTGCCCGGTACGTCGGCGGCGAACACCAGTGGGCTGAACGCGCACAACCCCAGCAGACGGATGCAGTCGTTACGCAGGCTCATCGGACAGGTAAGCCCTGGCCATTGAAGATTGCCGCGGTTTTAAGCTCGGTGTTGAAATTGCGCATGGTTGACTCCCTTTCAATCCGCCCAGCCTCGGCAGTTGACCGCCCCAAGTCAAGGCGCGGAGAAGAACCGATTGAAACAGTCTGCAACAAGGACCGCGCCGGACTCATCATTCAG
The sequence above is drawn from the Pseudomonas quebecensis genome and encodes:
- a CDS encoding response regulator, with the translated sequence MQTPCAPVNDEQKGPANADDKRWTTRALVVDDDVPIRELLIDYLARFSILATGVNDGAEMRQAMHAETFDVVVLDLMLPGEDGLSLCRWLRAESDIPILMLTARCEPTDRIIGLELGADDYMSKPFEPRELVARIQTILRRVRDDRSEQRANIRFDTWRLNSVLRQLVADDGLVVPLSNAEFRLLWVFIERPRRVLSREQLLDAARGRSIEAFDRSIDLLVSRLRQKLGDDPKAPQLIKTVRGEGYLFDARDIG
- a CDS encoding sensor histidine kinase; the encoded protein is MRGPFNTLFGRLFGVLLVAIVLAHVLGFFWFHHYGPPPPPPEETFVEQPDGTMKPLPRHKRSWFGGPVVPLTFQFISLIVAAWYGAKLLSRPIQRLSEAAERLSLDLDSPPLDESGPLEAQQAASTFNLMQRRIREQVSQRARMLGAVSHDLRTPLSRLKLRLEQIEDTRLQGQMRQDLDDMIGMLDATLSYLHEQRTSETRHWLDVQALVESISENAQDQGCDVQFAGTCAPLQVQPMALRSCLNNLIDNALRYAGTALVDLQDSREALVIRVIDHGPGIATDKREAVFEPFFRLEGSRNRNSGGVGLGMTIAKQAVERLGGRLSLEETPGGGLTAVMRLPRA
- the pyrF gene encoding orotidine-5'-phosphate decarboxylase, whose product is MSACQTPIIVALDYPTRDAALKLADQLDPKLCRVKVGKELFTSCAAEIVGTLRDKGFEVFLDLKFHDIPNTTAMAVKAAAEMGVWMVNVHCSGGLRMMSACREVLEQRSGPKPLLIGVTVLTSMEREDLAAIGLDIEPQEQVLRLAALAQKAGLDGLVCSALEAQALKAAHPSLQLVTPGIRPAGSAQDDQRRILTPRQALDAGSDYLVIGRPISQAADPAKALAAVVAEIA
- a CDS encoding AI-2E family transporter, with the translated sequence MLNNDRLLVQILLLVLFGASFWVMAPFWSALFWGAVLAFASWPLMVLLTRWLGGRESLAAAILTLGWMLLVAVPLVWLGFNLADHVRDAVALIKDIQVDGLPEAPTWLGSIPLVGERLVAMWDSIDQQGAALMVSLKPYLGQVGNWLLARSAQIGGGILELTLSLVFVFFFYRDGPRLAMFVHRLLERLIGDRAGYYIELVAGTVQRVVNGVIGTAAAQAVLALIGFLIAGVPGALVLGIVTFLLSLIPMGPPLVWIPATAWLAWKGDYTYAVFLGVWGTFVISGVDNVLKPYLISRGGNLPLVIVLLGVFGGLIAFGFIGLFIGPTLLAVAYSLLMDWSATQAQGRRDDKAL
- a CDS encoding DUF4892 domain-containing protein, translating into MSLRNDCIRLLGLCAFSPLVFAADVPGSQDLPAVARQVDAQIVDYRPAEEKERIYPLGAIRKISGQLRYEGQAIARGRATAITYELPPEHSSSAAFTATREALQAQGAQLLFWCQARDCGESSLWANEIFGNAKLVGADSQQEYLLLRLAEPQANSLVALYGITRGNRRAYLHVEQLDAGNPLGNLLPTSATLLRELKSTGELDFPALSDEPDDTWLTLISRGLNLDTTLRVSLSGPNAEAWRQALVDKGVRAARMESGSSETKGLHVHLIR
- a CDS encoding NADP-dependent oxidoreductase; this encodes MTAQTNRQFLLAKRPVGAATRDTFTYQEVPVGTPQDGQVLVHNEYLSLDPAMRGWMNEGKSYIPPVGIGEVMRALGVGKVIASNHPKFAVGDYVNGALGVQDYFLGEPRGFYKVDPTVAPLPRYLSALGMTGMTAYFALLETGAPKAGETVVISGAAGAVGSIAGQIAKLKGCRVVGIAGGADKCAFLVNELGFDAAIDYKHEDVPAALKRECPKGVDVYFDNVGGDILDAVLSRLALKARVVICGAISQYNNKEAVKGPANYLSLLVNRARMEGFVVMDHAAHFAAAGQEMAAWMAQGKLKSKEDIVEGLETFPETLMKLFNGENFGKLVLKV
- a CDS encoding SDR family oxidoreductase; its protein translation is MSMTFSGQVALVTGAAAGIGRATALAFAAEGLKVVVADLDVVGGEETVSLIRQAGGEALFVRCNVTVEAEVQQLMAQTLAAYGRLDYAFNNAGIEIEKGKLADGSLEEFDAIMGVNVKGVWLCMKHQLPLLLAQGGGAIVNTASVAGLGAAPKMSIYAASKHAVIGLTKSAAIEYAKKKIRVNAVCPAVIDTDMFRRAYEADPRKADYAAAMHPVGRIGKVEEIASAVLYLCSDGAAFTTGQALAVDGGATAI